Below is a genomic region from Henckelia pumila isolate YLH828 chromosome 3, ASM3356847v2, whole genome shotgun sequence.
CTATTTCATACGGTGAAAATGGCCCTGTTTTCTGCGGTTTGAACACTGATGGTTCGCATTTGGCTAGTTGTTACGGTTCAAACCTTGCTATTGTTCATGCCACTCCAAGGCATTTGCCTTTTCTTGGTTTAACCGCTGGTAGTGGTTTTGTCTGTGGGCTTTTGATGGATTCAAATGAACCATTTTGCTGGGGAAGCTCAAATTTGATTCCAATGGGCATTCCTCACCCGATGGATAAAGGTTCAGAGTATGTAGAAATCAGTGCAGGGGATTCCCATTTGTGCGGTTTGCGGAAGCCCTTGAAGGGAAAGTTTAGAAACACTTCTTTTGTTGATTGTTGGGGTTATAACATGACTGAAAGCTACGTATTTGATGGGCAGATCCAGTCTATTTCGGCAGGTTCTGAGTTTAATTGTGGGTTGTTTGCTCAAAATAGGAGTGTTTTCTGTTGGGGTGAGGAGACTGGGAGTAATGTGATCAGGTTGATACCCAAAATGCTGAGATTTTGGAAGATTGCAGCTGGAGGGTTTCATGTTTGTGGGATTTTGGAAGGGGGGAATTCTAGAGTAATTTGTTGGGGCGGGAATTCGGATCTTGATCAAGAGATTTCGAGTTCTGTTTCGTATTCTGGGCAGCTTAATGTGGATGTAACGCCGGAAGATCCCATGCTTTCAGTTGTGGGCGGGAAACTTCATGCCTGTGGTCTCAGAAGTTATGATAGAAGAGTAGTTTGTTGGGGTTATAGTGTTGACCAGAGTACATCGCCACCTAGCGGTGTTAAGCTTTTTGAAATTGCTGCTGGGGATTACTTCACCTGTGGAATTCTTGCTGAGACATATCTGTCTCCTGTTTGTTGGGGTTCCAACTTTCCTTCGGCTCTGCCATTGGCAGTTTCACCAATTCTTTGCAAGCTGACACCTTGCTCGAGTAATTTCTATGAGTTTAAGGATGCAAGTGCGCGTTGCAAGTCTCCTCGGTTTCACGTTTGCTTGCCTTGTAGCAACGGTTGCCCGAATGAAATGTATCAGATTGCTAATTGCACTTCGTCGTCAGATAGACAATGTGGATATAACTGTACGAGATGCAGCTCTACTGAGTGCTTCTCCAACTGTTCCAATGCCGCCCCCCACACTGCCAACGCTGCCAATGCTGGAAACAAGAGTGAAGCATTTTGGTCCCTGCATTTGCCAATCATTATTGCCGAGATATCCTTTGCCGTGTTCTTGGTATTTGTTATCTCTTTGACTTCAGTTCTATATGTTCGATACAAATTAAGGAACTGCAGGTGTTCTGGCAAATCCAAGAAAAGTAGAGGAAATGGTTCTCTCCGCAGGGAGAGTGCAAAAATTAGGCCGGACTTGGATGAGCTGAAGATTAGAAGGGCTCAAATGTTTACATATGAAGAGCTTGAGAGAGCTACTGGTGGATTTAAGGAAGAATCTGTGGTTGGGAAGGGTAGCTTTTCCTGTGTCTTTAAAGGAGTCTTGCAGGATGGCACAATAGTGGCAGTCAAAAGGGCTATAGTGTCTCCAGACATGAACTCAAGCGAGTTTCACAACGAGCTTGATTTACTTTCAAGGTTAAATCATGCACATTTACTAGATTTGCTTGGTTATTGCGACGAAGGGGAAGATAGGCTTCTCGTCTATGAGTTTATGGCTAATGGCTCTCTGCACCAACATCTCCATGGCGAGAACAAGGAACTGAAAGAGAAATTAAATTGGGTAAGGAGGGTTACGA
It encodes:
- the LOC140893019 gene encoding serine/threonine-protein kinase-like protein ACR4 — encoded protein: MLYSWSPMFVLARMLEFLLFFCCLCAPVLSLGSMSSIAISYGENGPVFCGLNTDGSHLASCYGSNLAIVHATPRHLPFLGLTAGSGFVCGLLMDSNEPFCWGSSNLIPMGIPHPMDKGSEYVEISAGDSHLCGLRKPLKGKFRNTSFVDCWGYNMTESYVFDGQIQSISAGSEFNCGLFAQNRSVFCWGEETGSNVIRLIPKMLRFWKIAAGGFHVCGILEGGNSRVICWGGNSDLDQEISSSVSYSGQLNVDVTPEDPMLSVVGGKLHACGLRSYDRRVVCWGYSVDQSTSPPSGVKLFEIAAGDYFTCGILAETYLSPVCWGSNFPSALPLAVSPILCKLTPCSSNFYEFKDASARCKSPRFHVCLPCSNGCPNEMYQIANCTSSSDRQCGYNCTRCSSTECFSNCSNAAPHTANAANAGNKSEAFWSLHLPIIIAEISFAVFLVFVISLTSVLYVRYKLRNCRCSGKSKKSRGNGSLRRESAKIRPDLDELKIRRAQMFTYEELERATGGFKEESVVGKGSFSCVFKGVLQDGTIVAVKRAIVSPDMNSSEFHNELDLLSRLNHAHLLDLLGYCDEGEDRLLVYEFMANGSLHQHLHGENKELKEKLNWVRRVTIGVQAARGIEYLHGYACPPVIHRDIKSSNILIDEEHNARVADFGLSLLGPANSSSPLAELPAGTLGYLDPEYYRLHYLTTKSDVYSFGVLLLEILSGRKAIDMQYEEGNIVEWAVPLIKAGDIEAILDPVLHPPLDLESLKRIANIASKCVRMTGKDRPSMDKVTTALEHALATLMGIPCNEQPILPTEVVLGSSRMHRKSSQRSGNRSTSETEGPDVDDQRIEFRAPSWITFPSVTSSQGRKSSVSDSDLDSKNPDSRNCGNSTRAGDGLRSLVEEIGPASPQEHLYLQHNF